The genomic stretch GGTGAAGTGCCTGCACGTCCTGGTCGCGCACTCGCTGGCCGCCGGGCCCGGCGTGAACCCGCTGGGCGACGAGGCGCTCGCGATGCTGCCGGAGTGGTGGCGCAAGGGCACGTGTGTGACGCAGGTTCAGGAGGAGGGCCGGTGACGCGGGTCGCCGCCATCGACTGCGGTACGAACTCCGTCCGCCTCCTCGTCGCCGACTGCGACCCGGCCACGGGCGAACTGGTCGACCTGGACCGCCGGATGACCATCGTGCGGCTCGGACAGGGCGTCGACCGGACCGGGCGGCTCGCTCCCGAGGCGCTGGAGCGGACCTTCGCCGCGTGCCGGGAGTACGCCGCGATCATCAAGGAGCACGGCGCGGAGCGGCTGCGGTTCGTGGCCACCTCCGCCTCCCGGGACGCCGAGAACCGGGACGACTTCGTGCGCGGGGTGATGGACATCCTCGGCGTCGAGCCCGAGGTCATCAGCGGGGACCAGGAGGCGGAGTTCTCCTTCACCGGCGCCACCCGGGAGCTTCAGGGGCGGGAGGACCTCGCCACGCCGTATCTCGTCGTGGACATCGGCGGCGGCTCCACGGAGTTCGTCGTCGGGGACGGTCAGGTGCGCGCCGCGCGCTCCGTCGACGTCGGGTGCGTGCGGATGACCGAGCGGCATCTGGTGCGGGACGGTGTCGTCTCCGACCCGCCCACCGAGGAGCAGGTCGCGGCCATGCGGGCGGACATCGAGGCCGCCCTCGACCTCGCCGAGCTGACCGTGCCGTTGCGCGAGGCGCACACCCTGGTCGGGCTCGCCGGGTCGGTGACGACGGTCTCGGCCATCGCCCAGGAGCTGCCCGAGTACGACTCCGTCCGGATCCACCACTCCCGGGTCTCCCACGACCGGGTCCGGGAGATCACCGAGTGGCTGCTGCGCTCCACCCACGCCGAGCGCGCCGCCGTGCCCTCCATGCATCCGGGGCGCGTGGACGTGATCGCCGCCGGGGCCCTCGTACTGCTGGCGATCATGGAGCGGATCGGTGCCGAGGAGGTCGTCGTGAGCGAGCACGACATCCTCGACGGCATCGCGTGGTCGGTGGCATAGGTCTCCTTTGTTACCGCTCGGTAGCATCGGTTGAGCAGGTCATGTAGCGTCTGAGCATGTTCGAGGGGCCCTTGAGGGCCCCTCGTCGGCGTTCCGGCGAGAAAGTTCGTGAAGTTCTTCACAAGGAATTGGGTCCCGGCGCCACGAGGAAAGGGTCCGGTTGACCCTTTCGAGGGCCCAACACCCCCTTGAACATGTTCAGAAGGGGTGCATGGGGGTGTCGGAGGGAGGGCTCGCGCGGGGGTGTTTCGGGGGGCTCACGGTGGCTCCGAATGCCCAGAGAGGCAGCTCACGCGGCCTTGACAACGGTCCGCTCTACACCGCAGTTCCCCCTCGCCGCCATGACCTGGATCACGCGGGTCGCGGAGGATAGCACACCCCCTGAAGGAGCTTGTGAAGGGGCGCACGAGCGACCCCCCTGGGGCGGGTGGATACTCGATGGCATGAGCACCACGGAGCGTCCCAGGATCCTCGTAGTAGGCGGTGGGTACGTAGGCCTGTACGCAGCTCGGCGCATCCTCAAGAAGATGCGCTACGGAGAGGCGACCGTCACGGTCGTCGACCCCCGGTCGTACATGACCTACCAGCCCTTCCTCCCCGAAACCGCCGCCGGCAGCATCTCCCCGCGCCACGTCGTCGTCCCGCTGCGACGTGTGCTGCCCAAGGCGGAGGTCCTCACCGGCCGGGTCACCACCATCGACCAGGACCGCAAGGTCGCCACGATCGCCCCGCTGGTGGGCGAGGCGTACGAGCTGCCGTTCGACTACCTGGTCATCGCGATGGGCGCGGTCTCCCGCACCTTCCCGATCCCCGGCCTCGCCGAGCAGGGCATCGGCATGAAGGGCATCGAGGAGGCCATCGGCCTGCGCAACCACGTGCTGGAGCAGCTGGACAAGGCCGACTCCACCACGGACGAGGAGATCCGCCGCAAGGCGCTCACCTTCGTCTTCATCGGCGGCGGCTTCGCGGGCGCGGAGACCATCGGTGAGGTCGAGGACATGGCCCGCGACGCGGCCAAGTACTACACCAGCGTCTCCCGCGAGGACATGCGGTTCGTCCTCGTCGACGCGGCCGACAAGATCCTGCCCGAGGTCGGCCCCAAGCTCGGCCAGTACGGCAAGGAGCACCTGGAGGCCCGTGGCGTCGAGGTCTACCTCTCGACCTCCATGGACTCCTGCGTCGACGGCCACGTCGTGCTGAAGAACGGCCTCGAGGTCGACTCCAACACCATCGTGTGGACCGCCGGTGTGAAGCCGAACCCGGCCCTCGCCCGCTTCGGTCTGCCGCTCGGCCCCCGCGGTCACGTCGACTGCGAGCCGACCCTCCAGGTCGCGGGCACCGACTACATCTGGGCCGCCGGCGACAACGCCCAGGTCCCGGACCTCGTCGGCCGCAAGGCCGGCAACCCCAACGCCTGGTGCCCGCCGAACGCGCAGCACGCGCTGCGGCAGGCCAAGGTCCTCGGCGACAACGTGATCTCCGGTATGCGGGGCTTCCCGCAGAAGGACTACAGCCACGCCAACAAGGGTGCGGTGGCCGGTCTCGGCCTCCACAAGGGCGTCGCGATGATCGTCATGGGCAAGATGAAGATCAAGCTCAAGGGCCGTCTCGCCTGGTACATGCACCGTGGCTACCACGGCATGGCGATGCCGACCTTCAACCGCAAGATCCGCGTCTTCGCCGACTGGACCCTCGGCATGTTCCTCAAGCGCGAGGTCGTGGCGCTCGGCGCGCTGGAGTCCCCGCGCGAGGAGTTCTACGAGGCGGCCAAGCCGGCCCCGGCTCCCCAGGCCGCCGCCGCGCCGAAGACCGAGGAGAAGGCCAAGGCCTCCTGACCTCCGGTCACTGATCCATCCGAAGGGCCTCCCGCCATCCGTGGTGCGGGAGGCCCTTCGGCGTCCCCGCAGCCGTCCCCGGAAGCCTTCGACAAGCGCCGTCGACCCAAGCCGTCGACTCTTAACGCCGATGGGGGACTGTGCAGCCGCCCCGTTGGTGTTTACGTGGGTACCTGGACATTCCGATATCTCCGTCATGGAGGTGCGCCATGGCAGACGCCGCGGTGCGGCTGAAGGGCCTCGTCGAACAACTGGTGGGAGCACCGCTCCCCGTGCGCATCCGCGCCTGGGACGGTTCACAGGCGGGTCCGCCGGGCGCACCGGTGCTGGTCGTCCGCAACCGCCGGGCCGTCCGCCGGCTGCTGTGGCGGCCGGGCGAACTCGGGCTCGCCCGCGCCTGGGTGGCGGGCGACCTGGAGATCGAGGGCGACCTCTACACCGGCCTCGATCTGCTCTCCGGCCTGATCTGGGAGCGCGGCGAGGACGCCCGCTCGCTCACCGAGGCGCTGCGCGACCCCGAGGTGCGCGCGGCGATCAGAGGTCTCTTCGCGATGGCCCGGTCGCCGTTCCCGCCCGCACCCCCCGAGGAGGAGGTCCGCCGCCGCGGACACCTCCACACCAAGCGCACCGACCGCCGCGCCATCAGCCACCACTACGACGTCGGCAACGACTTCTACGAGATCGTCCTCGGCCCCTCCATGGTGTACTCCTGCGCCTACTGGCAGACCCCGGAGAGCACCCTCGAAGCGGCCCAGCACGACAAGCTCGACCTGGTCTGCCGCAAACTCGGCCTGGCACCCGGCATGCGGCTCCTCGACGTCGGCTGCGGCTGGGGCGCGCTGGCGGCCCACGCCGCCCGGCAGTACGGCGTGGGCGTCGTCGGCATCACCCTGTCCCAGGAGCAGGCGGCGTACGCCCGCAAGCGCGCCGCCGACGAGGGTCTCACCGACCGGATCGAGATCCGGGTGCAGGACTACCGGGACGTCACGGACGGGCCCTACGACGCGATCTCCTCCATCGGCATGGCCGAACACGTGGGCGCGGACCGGTACTTGGAGTACGCCACCGATCTGCACCGGCTGCTGGAACCCGGTGGCCGGCTCCTCAACCACCAGATCGCCCGCCGCCCGCAGCGCGACGAATCGACGTACCACGTGGACGAGTTCATCGACGCCTACGTCTTCCCCGACGGTGAACTCCAGCCCGTCGGGGTCACCGTCGGGCAGCTGGAGCGCGCCGGGTTCGAGGTGCGGGACGTCGAGTCGATCCGGGAGCACTACGCCCTCACCCTGCGCCGCTGGGTGGCCCGTCTGGAGGACGACTGGCCGCGGGCGGTACGGCTGACCAGCCCCGGCCGGGCCCGGGTGTGGCGCCTGTACATGGCCGCCTCCGCGCTCGCCTTCGAGCGCAACCGCATCGGCGTCAACCAGGTCCTGGCGGTCCGCACCCCCGACTCCGGCGCCTCCGGGATGCCCCTGAGATCCCGCACCTGGAACTGACGAAGGGCCCCGCCTCCCGAAGGAAGCGGGGCCCGACATCCGTGCCGCTACTCCGACTTGATCGCCGTCAGCATGTTCAGCCGCGCCGCCCGCCGGGCCGGCCACAGCGCCGCCAGCACGCCCACCGTCGCGGCCAGCAGCAGGAACACGCCCATCCGGGCCCAGGGCAGGACCAGTTCGTACGTCGCCATCCGCGACGCCAGCAGCTCACCGGCCGCCCAGCCGAAGAACACGCCGAGCCCGATACCCAGCACCCCGCCGAACAGCGAGATCACCAGGGACTCCAGACGGACCATCCGCTTGATGCCCTTGCGGTCCAGGCCGATCGCACGGAGCATGCCGATCTCCTGGGAGCGCTCGAACACCGACATCGCCAGGGTGTTGATGACCCCGAGGACCGCCACGATCACCGCCATGGCGAGCAGTCCGTAGACCATGTTCAGGATCAGCGTGAACATCTGCGCGATCTCGTTGGAGATGTCCTGCTTGTCCTGGACGCGGATGGCCGGGTTGGAGCCGAGGGCCTTCTCCAGCGCGTCCTTCGTCGCGTCCGAGGCGCCGTCGGCCGTCTTCACCATGACCTGCATGTCGCCCGGGTCGGTGAGGTGCGGGGTGAGGACGCGGTTGTCCAGCATGATCCCGCGGATCATCTCGTTGCCCTGGTAGACCCCCGCGACCGTCAGCCGCTGCCCCTCGCCGTCCTCGTAGTGCGCGGTG from Streptomyces davaonensis JCM 4913 encodes the following:
- a CDS encoding Ppx/GppA phosphatase family protein — protein: MTRVAAIDCGTNSVRLLVADCDPATGELVDLDRRMTIVRLGQGVDRTGRLAPEALERTFAACREYAAIIKEHGAERLRFVATSASRDAENRDDFVRGVMDILGVEPEVISGDQEAEFSFTGATRELQGREDLATPYLVVDIGGGSTEFVVGDGQVRAARSVDVGCVRMTERHLVRDGVVSDPPTEEQVAAMRADIEAALDLAELTVPLREAHTLVGLAGSVTTVSAIAQELPEYDSVRIHHSRVSHDRVREITEWLLRSTHAERAAVPSMHPGRVDVIAAGALVLLAIMERIGAEEVVVSEHDILDGIAWSVA
- a CDS encoding NAD(P)/FAD-dependent oxidoreductase, with protein sequence MSTTERPRILVVGGGYVGLYAARRILKKMRYGEATVTVVDPRSYMTYQPFLPETAAGSISPRHVVVPLRRVLPKAEVLTGRVTTIDQDRKVATIAPLVGEAYELPFDYLVIAMGAVSRTFPIPGLAEQGIGMKGIEEAIGLRNHVLEQLDKADSTTDEEIRRKALTFVFIGGGFAGAETIGEVEDMARDAAKYYTSVSREDMRFVLVDAADKILPEVGPKLGQYGKEHLEARGVEVYLSTSMDSCVDGHVVLKNGLEVDSNTIVWTAGVKPNPALARFGLPLGPRGHVDCEPTLQVAGTDYIWAAGDNAQVPDLVGRKAGNPNAWCPPNAQHALRQAKVLGDNVISGMRGFPQKDYSHANKGAVAGLGLHKGVAMIVMGKMKIKLKGRLAWYMHRGYHGMAMPTFNRKIRVFADWTLGMFLKREVVALGALESPREEFYEAAKPAPAPQAAAAPKTEEKAKAS
- a CDS encoding SAM-dependent methyltransferase, coding for MADAAVRLKGLVEQLVGAPLPVRIRAWDGSQAGPPGAPVLVVRNRRAVRRLLWRPGELGLARAWVAGDLEIEGDLYTGLDLLSGLIWERGEDARSLTEALRDPEVRAAIRGLFAMARSPFPPAPPEEEVRRRGHLHTKRTDRRAISHHYDVGNDFYEIVLGPSMVYSCAYWQTPESTLEAAQHDKLDLVCRKLGLAPGMRLLDVGCGWGALAAHAARQYGVGVVGITLSQEQAAYARKRAADEGLTDRIEIRVQDYRDVTDGPYDAISSIGMAEHVGADRYLEYATDLHRLLEPGGRLLNHQIARRPQRDESTYHVDEFIDAYVFPDGELQPVGVTVGQLERAGFEVRDVESIREHYALTLRRWVARLEDDWPRAVRLTSPGRARVWRLYMAASALAFERNRIGVNQVLAVRTPDSGASGMPLRSRTWN